A window of the Eschrichtius robustus isolate mEscRob2 chromosome 5, mEscRob2.pri, whole genome shotgun sequence genome harbors these coding sequences:
- the EVX2 gene encoding homeobox even-skipped homolog protein 2: MMERIRKEMILMERGLHSPTAGKRFSNLSDSAGNAVLEALENSQHPARLSPRLPSAPLHSALGDLPAKGKFEIDTLFNLQHPGSESTVSSEIASAAEGRKKPGHYSEAAAEADMSSDVEVGCSALRSPGGLGAAPLKENNGKGFAESGSAAGTTTSASGSGLGSLHGGGGGGGAGAALVGSGSGADQVRRYRTAFTREQIARLEKEFYRENYVSRPRRCELAAALNLPETTIKVWFQNRRMKDKRQRLAMSWPHPADPSFYTYMMTHAAATGSLPYPFHSHVPLHYYPHVGVTAAAAAAAASGAAAAASSPFATSIRPLDTFRALSHPYSRPELLCSFRHPGLYQTPAAAAGLNSAASAAAAAAAAAAAAAGAPPSGGSAPCSCLSCHSSQSAAAAAAAAAAALGSRGGGGGGGGGGSGGGGGAGAAGGSDFGCSAAAPRPESGFLPYSAAVLSKTAVSPPDQRDEAPLTR; this comes from the exons ATGAtggaaagaataagaaaagagaTGATTCTGATGGAGAGAGGGCTGCACAGCCCCACGGCCGGCAAGAGGTTCTCCAATTTGTCCGACTCGGCTGGCAATGCTGTGCTCGAGGCCCTGGAAAATTCGCAGCACCCGGCTCGCCTCAGCCCGCGCCTGCCGTCCGCCCCCCTGCACAGCGCTCTGGGAGACCTCCCTGCCAAGGGCAAATTCGAAATAGATACTTTGTTCAACCTGCAGCACCCGGGCAGCGAAAGCACCGTCTCCTCCGAAATCGCGTCCGCCGCGGAGGGCCGAAAAAAGCCGGGTCATTATTCAGAGGCGGCAGCCGAGGCGGACATGAGCAGCGACGTGGAGGTGGGCTGCTCGGCGCTGCGCTCGCCCGGCGGCCTCGGCGCCGCGCCGCTCAAGGAAAACAATGGCAAAG GGTTCGCGGAGAGTGGCTCAGCCGCGGGCACCACGACGTCTGCGTCGGGCTCTGGCCTCGGCAGCCTGcatggaggcggcggcggcggcggcgcgggcgcAGCGCTGGTCGGCTCCGGCTCTGGCGCGGATCAGGTGCGGCGCTACCGCACGGCGTTCACCCGCGAACAGATCGCGCGCCTGGAGAAGGAGTTCTACCGGGAGAACTATGTGTCGCGGCCCCGCCGGTGCGAGCTGGCCGCTGCGCTCAACCTTCCCGAAACCACTATCAAG GTGTGGTTCCAGAACCGGCGCATGAAGGACAAGCGGCAGCGCCTGGCCATGTCGTGGCCGCACCCGGCCGACCCCAGCTTCTACACCTACATGATGACGCACGCGGCCGCTACCGGAAGCCTGCCCTACCCCTTCCACTCGCACGTGCCGCTGCACTACTACCCGCACGTGGGTGTCACGGCTGCGGCCGCGGCCGCTGCGGCCTCCGGCGCAGCGGCTGCGGCCTCATCGCCCTTCGCCACTTCCATCCGCCCGCTGGACACCTTCCGCGCGCTCTCGCATCCCTACTCGCGGCCGGAGCTGCTGTGCAGCTTCCGTCACCCGGGCCTCTACCAGACACCCGCGGCCGCCGCGGGGCTCAACAGCGCGGCCTCGGCCGCAGCGGCAGCAGCTGctgcggcggccgcggcggccgGGGCGCCCCCCAGCGGCGGCTCCGCACCCTGCTCGTGCCTCAGTTGCCACAGCAGTCAGTCGGCCGCGGCGGCCgcagccgctgccgccgccgccctgGGCTCCCGGGGtggcggcggcggaggcggcgggggtggcagcggcggtggcggcggcgctGGGGCCGCCGGGGGCTCGGACTTCGGCTGCAGCGCCGCAGCGCCACGCCCCGAGAGCGGCTTCCTGCCCTACTCAGCCGCTGTGCTTAGCAAGACCGCCGTGAGCCCGCCGGACCAGAGGGACGAGGCGCCGCTCACCAGATAA